The following proteins come from a genomic window of Polaribacter dokdonensis:
- a CDS encoding DUF58 domain-containing protein — MKSFYNSLFINKRFFYALAIITTLFVVGFFASIFFEIAKILVIVLSVLLIIDCALLYQTKIGISASRLLPERLSNGDENKITLEIKNDYNFITHLELIEELPYQFQKRDFIFRLKLQKKESKTLKYSLNPKERGVYSFGNLNVYVNSGLQLATRKYILADEKELKCYPSFLKLREFDFQTFNNSVVSYGNKKVRRLGNSLEFEQIKEYVSGDDIRTLNWKATAKSNQLMINQYMEEKSQSVYCIIDKGRAMQMEFEGLSLLDYAVNTTLAISNIILKKQDKAGILSFSKKLEDLVVAEKRNSQMSLISEALYHIKTDFSESDFSSLYTVVKRKIRQRSLLILFSNFETLDGLNRQLPYLRALAKNHLVLIVFFKNTELNVLIEKESKNIQDVYDTIIAEKFLYEKKQIVNELKKYGIQSVLTTPKKLTGDAIGKYLNLKSRGLF; from the coding sequence TTGAAAAGCTTTTACAACTCACTTTTTATAAATAAACGCTTCTTTTATGCTTTAGCCATAATTACAACCCTTTTTGTGGTTGGTTTTTTCGCTTCTATATTTTTTGAGATCGCAAAAATATTGGTAATCGTTTTAAGTGTTTTATTAATTATTGATTGTGCACTACTCTACCAAACTAAAATTGGAATATCTGCTTCTAGATTATTACCAGAAAGACTTTCTAATGGTGATGAAAATAAAATTACGTTAGAAATTAAAAACGACTATAATTTTATCACTCATTTAGAATTGATAGAAGAATTACCTTATCAATTTCAGAAAAGAGATTTTATATTTAGACTTAAATTACAAAAAAAGGAATCGAAAACGTTAAAATATAGCCTAAATCCAAAGGAAAGAGGTGTTTATAGTTTTGGGAATTTAAATGTTTATGTCAATTCTGGTTTACAATTAGCAACTAGAAAATACATTTTAGCAGATGAGAAAGAGTTAAAATGTTATCCTTCTTTTTTAAAACTAAGAGAGTTTGATTTTCAAACCTTTAACAATTCTGTAGTTTCTTATGGTAATAAAAAGGTTAGAAGACTAGGTAACTCATTAGAATTTGAGCAAATTAAAGAATATGTTTCTGGAGATGATATCAGAACTTTAAATTGGAAAGCTACAGCCAAAAGTAACCAACTAATGATTAATCAATATATGGAAGAGAAATCACAGTCTGTATATTGTATTATCGATAAAGGTAGAGCCATGCAAATGGAGTTTGAAGGTTTAAGTTTGTTAGATTATGCTGTAAACACAACTTTAGCTATCAGCAATATCATTTTAAAGAAACAAGATAAGGCAGGTATTTTATCCTTCTCTAAAAAGCTAGAAGATTTAGTAGTTGCAGAAAAACGTAACTCTCAAATGAGCTTAATTTCTGAAGCTTTATATCATATTAAAACAGATTTTTCAGAATCTGACTTTAGTAGTCTTTACACAGTCGTAAAAAGAAAAATTAGGCAAAGAAGTTTACTAATTTTATTTTCTAATTTTGAAACGCTAGATGGTTTAAATAGACAACTCCCCTATTTACGAGCCTTGGCTAAAAATCACTTAGTACTTATTGTATTTTTTAAAAATACAGAGCTAAACGTTTTAATAGAAAAAGAATCGAAAAACATACAAGATGTTTATGATACAATAATTGCAGAGAAGTTTCTTTATGAGAAAAAACAAATTGTGAATGAATTAAAAAAATATGGAATTCAATCAGTATTAACAACACCTAAAAAACTTACAGGAGATGCTATAGGTAAATATTTAAACTTAAAATCAAGAGGATTGTTTTAA
- a CDS encoding DUF805 domain-containing protein: MNWYFKVFKQYADFGGRARRKEFWMFYLFTTLASLVFRILDNLLGTNFGDFDENGILETMYSIIVLIPFFAVTARRMHDVGKSAWFMLIPFYNFYLTLLDSEPHANKWGDNPKGFGNDSMINQIGKE, encoded by the coding sequence ATGAATTGGTATTTTAAAGTATTTAAGCAATATGCAGATTTTGGAGGTAGAGCAAGAAGAAAAGAATTTTGGATGTTTTACCTATTTACAACACTAGCATCATTAGTTTTTCGCATATTAGACAACTTGCTAGGCACAAATTTTGGCGACTTTGATGAAAATGGAATCTTAGAAACAATGTATAGTATCATTGTATTAATTCCTTTTTTCGCAGTTACTGCCAGAAGAATGCATGATGTTGGTAAAAGTGCTTGGTTTATGCTTATTCCATTCTATAACTTTTATCTCACACTATTAGATAGTGAACCTCATGCCAATAAATGGGGAGATAATCCTAAAGGTTTTGGTAACGATTCTATGATTAATCAAATTGGTAAAGAGTAG
- a CDS encoding DUF4251 domain-containing protein, producing MKFIYIAILSLILIGCASSKNNVSTDQIANLKKAVENAQIEIISDAANPVAFTNTRGLESLLPPGSNLARISLINNPNFFKIKNDSIDLYLPYYGEQQIGGAYNSESGLKFIGKPARTKIEFDSSKNRYNLTYVLNANNESLTANLTLFANNTSTLRINSSIRTTIIYYGKWAKLEE from the coding sequence ATGAAATTTATATATATAGCTATATTATCTTTAATTCTTATAGGTTGTGCCAGTTCTAAAAACAATGTGAGTACAGATCAAATAGCAAACCTTAAGAAAGCAGTAGAAAATGCTCAAATAGAAATAATATCTGATGCTGCAAACCCAGTAGCTTTTACCAATACAAGAGGTTTAGAAAGCTTATTACCACCAGGAAGTAATTTGGCAAGAATTAGTCTAATAAATAATCCTAACTTTTTTAAGATTAAAAACGATAGTATAGATTTGTATTTGCCTTATTATGGAGAACAGCAAATAGGTGGTGCTTATAACTCAGAAAGTGGTTTAAAATTTATTGGTAAACCTGCTAGAACTAAAATCGAATTTGATAGTAGTAAAAACAGGTATAATTTAACTTATGTTTTAAATGCAAACAATGAGAGTTTAACTGCCAATTTAACCTTATTTGCTAATAATACTAGTACTTTAAGAATTAATAGTAGTATTAGAACAACCATTATTTATTATGGTAAATGGGCTAAATTAGAAGAGTAA
- a CDS encoding pseudouridine synthase: MSLEIIYEDEYLLCVTKPNNVLVHHAYHSRNMSDEKSLLQLIQEQIGLKTYPVHRLDRKTSGAILLAKNKEYVSKFQDLFTKNEIRKIYYGVVRGFPPATKTIDSPVKGRDANVHKEALTELKTLENITLEIPVKPYQTSRYSLVELFPKTGRMHQLRVHSNKISHPLIGDAKYGDKNHDVMFDENFGFKNLFLHAGRLEFTHPFTNEKLILKASFPIDWITLFEKFSWKNPLI; this comes from the coding sequence ATGAGCTTAGAAATTATTTATGAAGATGAATATTTGTTATGTGTCACAAAACCCAATAATGTTTTGGTGCATCATGCTTATCATTCTAGAAATATGTCTGATGAAAAATCGTTGCTGCAATTAATTCAAGAGCAAATAGGTTTAAAAACATATCCTGTACATAGATTAGATCGTAAAACTTCTGGAGCTATTTTATTAGCTAAGAATAAGGAGTATGTTTCTAAATTTCAAGATTTGTTTACTAAAAACGAGATTCGTAAAATTTACTATGGTGTTGTTCGTGGATTTCCACCTGCTACCAAAACTATAGATTCACCAGTGAAAGGCAGAGATGCAAATGTGCATAAAGAAGCTTTAACTGAATTAAAAACCTTAGAAAATATCACCTTAGAAATTCCTGTAAAACCTTATCAAACCAGTAGATACAGTTTGGTTGAATTGTTTCCTAAAACAGGAAGAATGCATCAATTAAGAGTGCATAGCAATAAAATTAGTCATCCTTTAATTGGGGATGCGAAATATGGTGATAAAAACCATGATGTAATGTTTGATGAAAACTTCGGGTTTAAAAACCTTTTTTTACATGCAGGAAGATTAGAGTTTACACATCCATTTACGAATGAAAAACTGATACTAAAAGCAAGCTTTCCTATAGATTGGATTACGCTATTTGAAAAGTTCAGTTGGAAAAATCCTTTGATATAA
- a CDS encoding CPXCG motif-containing cysteine-rich protein: MEQEHFFQCPYCWEEISMILDSSVRQQTYIEDCEVCCNPIEIAPQFEDSTLIAFHAQSIEQ, encoded by the coding sequence GTGGAGCAAGAACATTTTTTTCAATGTCCTTATTGTTGGGAAGAAATATCAATGATATTAGACAGCAGTGTAAGACAACAAACCTATATAGAAGATTGTGAGGTATGTTGTAATCCAATAGAAATAGCTCCTCAATTTGAGGATAGTACATTAATTGCTTTTCATGCACAGTCAATAGAACAATAA
- a CDS encoding NADP-dependent oxidoreductase: MTNKQIIFKKRPSGVPDADTWQLETNQVPELEEGEILVQHHYISLDPAMRGWMNDTKSYIPPVEIDAVMRAGSVGKVIKNNGNPKFEIGDVVTSWGGVQQYAITNGDGWYKVDTSLATMPMYIGTLGMPGMTAYFGIQEVGKIVEGDIVLVSGAAGAVGSIVGQIAKIKGCTVIGIAGGKEKCDYIVNELGFDDAIDYKSENIYSALKQKCPKGVDVFFDNVGGKILDAALSKLRMHARVVICGAISQYNNKAKVDGPSNYLSLLVTRSTMQGMVVMDYTKNFGEAAKQMGIWMQEGKLKSKEDIYEGIENFHETYNRLFSGEKKGKLVLKVIEK, translated from the coding sequence ATGACGAATAAACAGATTATATTTAAAAAGAGGCCTTCAGGTGTTCCTGATGCAGATACATGGCAATTAGAAACCAATCAAGTACCTGAATTAGAGGAAGGTGAGATTTTAGTACAACATCATTATATATCATTAGACCCTGCAATGCGTGGTTGGATGAATGATACTAAATCTTATATTCCTCCAGTTGAAATTGATGCAGTAATGAGAGCAGGTTCTGTAGGGAAAGTGATAAAAAATAATGGTAATCCAAAATTTGAAATTGGAGATGTAGTTACAAGTTGGGGAGGAGTACAACAATATGCAATTACAAATGGTGATGGATGGTATAAAGTTGACACCAGTTTAGCTACTATGCCAATGTATATTGGTACTTTAGGTATGCCAGGAATGACTGCTTATTTTGGAATTCAAGAAGTAGGAAAGATTGTAGAAGGAGATATCGTTTTAGTTTCTGGAGCAGCAGGTGCAGTTGGTAGTATAGTTGGTCAAATTGCCAAAATAAAAGGCTGTACTGTAATTGGTATTGCTGGTGGTAAAGAAAAATGCGATTATATTGTAAACGAACTAGGATTTGATGATGCCATTGATTATAAATCAGAAAATATCTATTCTGCATTAAAACAGAAATGCCCTAAAGGAGTAGATGTATTTTTTGATAATGTAGGAGGTAAAATTTTAGATGCTGCACTTAGCAAATTAAGAATGCATGCTAGAGTTGTTATTTGTGGAGCAATATCTCAATACAATAACAAAGCAAAAGTAGATGGGCCAAGTAACTATTTATCATTATTAGTAACTCGTTCTACAATGCAAGGAATGGTTGTTATGGACTATACTAAGAATTTCGGTGAAGCAGCAAAACAAATGGGAATTTGGATGCAAGAAGGTAAACTAAAATCTAAAGAAGATATTTATGAAGGAATTGAGAATTTTCATGAAACCTACAATAGATTATTTTCTGGAGAAAAGAAAGGGAAATTGGTGCTTAAAGTGATTGAAAAATAG
- a CDS encoding alpha-ketoacid dehydrogenase subunit alpha/beta: MLDNIDYNLNYNLDHSTLLNLYQSMLKPRLIEKKMLILLRQGKISKWFSGIGQEAIAVGVTKALDTDEYILPMHRNLGVFTTRDIPLHRLFSQWQGKMGGFTKGRDRSFHFGTQEYNIIGMISHLGPQLGVADGIALANKLQNKNKVCAVFTGEGGTSEGDFHEALNVASVWSLPVLFCVENNGYGLSTPVSEQFNCKNIADKGVGFGMESHIIDGNNILEVYSKIKELAESVRKEPRPILIEFKTFRVRGHEEASGTKYVPKELLEFWEAKDPIINFKNYLTENEILDDALDNEYKAKIIEEINEHLDLAFNEADIIPDLETEIKDVFKTSEFDEIKKSASTKNIRFVDAISQGLEQAMEKYKNLVIMGQDVADYGGVFKITDGFTDKFGKDRVRNTPICESAIVSAAYGLSINGMKAVVEMQFSDFVSSGFNPIVNLLAKSHYRWSQNADVVIRMPCGAGVGAGPFHSQTNEAWFTKTPGLKVVYPAFPEDAKGLLASAIQDPNPVLFFEHKALYRSVYQEVPTNNYTLEIGKANILKSGADLTIIAYGATVHWVLEVLENHPEISAEVIDLRTLQPLDTDTVYESVRKTNKAIIVQEDSLFGGIASDISALITENCFNSLDAPVKRVGSLDTPIPFQSDLEQQYLGKSILTNVILEIHNY; encoded by the coding sequence ATGCTAGATAATATTGATTATAATTTAAATTATAATTTAGATCATTCCACATTATTAAATTTATATCAATCAATGTTAAAACCTCGTTTAATAGAGAAGAAAATGTTGATTTTATTACGTCAAGGAAAAATTTCTAAATGGTTTTCTGGTATTGGTCAAGAAGCAATTGCTGTTGGTGTAACAAAGGCATTAGACACAGATGAGTATATTTTACCTATGCACAGAAATTTGGGCGTATTTACAACCAGAGATATTCCTTTACATCGCTTATTTTCTCAATGGCAAGGAAAAATGGGTGGTTTCACAAAAGGAAGAGATAGAAGTTTTCATTTTGGCACCCAAGAATATAATATTATTGGTATGATATCTCATTTAGGACCTCAATTAGGAGTTGCTGATGGAATTGCATTAGCCAATAAATTACAGAACAAAAACAAAGTTTGTGCTGTATTTACAGGAGAAGGAGGTACAAGTGAAGGTGATTTTCATGAAGCTTTGAATGTAGCATCTGTTTGGAGTTTACCTGTATTATTTTGTGTAGAAAATAATGGTTATGGATTATCTACCCCTGTTTCAGAACAATTTAACTGTAAAAATATTGCTGATAAGGGAGTAGGCTTTGGAATGGAAAGTCATATCATAGATGGTAACAACATATTAGAGGTCTATTCAAAAATTAAAGAATTGGCAGAGAGTGTTCGTAAAGAACCAAGACCAATATTAATAGAATTTAAAACTTTTAGAGTTCGAGGTCATGAAGAAGCTAGTGGAACTAAATACGTTCCAAAAGAATTGTTAGAATTTTGGGAAGCAAAAGACCCTATAATAAACTTCAAAAATTATCTCACAGAAAATGAAATATTAGATGATGCATTAGACAATGAATATAAGGCAAAGATAATTGAAGAAATTAACGAGCATTTAGACCTTGCTTTTAATGAAGCAGATATAATTCCAGATTTAGAAACCGAAATTAAAGATGTTTTTAAAACATCTGAATTTGATGAAATTAAAAAATCAGCATCCACAAAAAATATTCGTTTTGTAGATGCAATTTCTCAAGGTTTAGAGCAAGCTATGGAAAAATATAAGAACCTTGTAATTATGGGGCAAGATGTTGCTGATTATGGAGGTGTTTTTAAAATTACTGATGGTTTTACAGATAAGTTTGGCAAAGATCGTGTAAGAAATACGCCTATTTGTGAATCTGCAATTGTATCTGCAGCCTATGGTTTGTCTATAAATGGTATGAAAGCTGTTGTTGAAATGCAATTTTCCGATTTTGTTTCTTCTGGGTTTAATCCTATTGTAAATTTATTAGCAAAAAGTCATTATAGATGGTCGCAAAATGCAGATGTAGTAATTAGAATGCCTTGTGGAGCAGGAGTAGGAGCTGGTCCATTTCATTCGCAAACTAATGAGGCTTGGTTTACAAAAACGCCAGGTTTAAAAGTTGTGTATCCTGCATTTCCAGAAGATGCCAAAGGTTTATTGGCAAGTGCAATACAAGACCCAAATCCAGTTTTATTTTTTGAACATAAAGCATTGTATAGATCTGTTTATCAAGAGGTGCCAACAAATAATTACACTTTAGAAATTGGTAAAGCAAACATTTTAAAATCGGGTGCTGATTTAACAATAATAGCTTATGGAGCAACTGTTCATTGGGTTTTAGAAGTGTTAGAAAATCACCCAGAAATATCAGCAGAAGTTATCGATTTAAGAACCTTACAACCTTTAGATACAGATACTGTCTATGAATCTGTGCGTAAAACGAATAAGGCTATAATTGTTCAAGAAGATTCATTATTTGGAGGAATTGCAAGCGATATTTCTGCATTAATTACAGAAAATTGCTTTAATAGTTTAGATGCACCTGTCAAAAGAGTAGGTAGTTTAGATACACCTATTCCTTTTCAATCAGACTTAGAACAACAATATTTAGGTAAATCAATCTTAACAAATGTAATTTTAGAAATACATAATTATTAA
- a CDS encoding Lrp/AsnC family transcriptional regulator → MKKFILDEIDHQILDILIENARTPFTDIAKQLLVSAGTIHVRVKKMEDEGIIQGSTLTLNYEKMGYSFIAHVGVYLEKTSMTQSVIENLRRIPNVTVAYVTAGKYNIFCKVRAKGTNDAKDIIYQIDDVPGVNRTETMIALEESINDKKRMMHAIFAEL, encoded by the coding sequence ATGAAAAAATTCATCTTAGACGAAATAGATCATCAAATATTAGATATTTTAATAGAGAATGCAAGAACACCATTTACAGACATTGCTAAACAGTTATTAGTTTCTGCTGGAACTATTCACGTTCGTGTAAAAAAGATGGAAGATGAAGGTATTATTCAAGGTTCTACTTTAACTCTTAACTATGAGAAAATGGGATACTCATTTATAGCTCATGTTGGTGTTTATTTAGAAAAAACTTCAATGACGCAAAGTGTAATTGAAAACTTAAGACGTATACCAAACGTAACTGTAGCCTATGTTACAGCAGGTAAATATAATATTTTCTGTAAAGTAAGAGCAAAAGGTACTAATGATGCAAAAGACATTATTTATCAAATAGATGATGTTCCTGGAGTAAACAGAACAGAAACAATGATTGCTTTAGAAGAAAGTATAAACGATAAGAAAAGAATGATGCATGCAATTTTTGCAGAGCTATAA